The following coding sequences lie in one Haematobia irritans isolate KBUSLIRL chromosome 3, ASM5000362v1, whole genome shotgun sequence genomic window:
- the brk gene encoding transcriptional repressor brinker codes for MVFVQNQKMENNESVDSRNSPTNCKAVMKNENRDDRIATMLELSCKKPLHEGTSSSSTSGNGSNSHKMGSRRIFTPQFKLQVLESYRNDNDCKGNQRATARKYNIHRRQIQKWLQCETSLRSSVANINQNTVKHQFHNINMHQQQQQQTQKSSINVQFGASGHQHGHLAAGHDAPHNSIIVPPMSSGATNTTTTQTQDVLSAANLAAVVAMTITNKPSSNGSVAAETAESVPSALRPSSIIGACNNASTAMSPLLHHHHHHHYGIPAYIHHTPATVQLPLPILAHHIPHQQHHTPYQYHNLAYTQALTHQSSDKQQSSFMPSMSLPEVSALSAAATRTAVSATATTNGFPVVCGSQHIESVESKKNSENVLEPKRVVAASEHKITYPSHEITVVNHYHPAAAAAALYQFKEDVYAPLVYPLGPMDLSLRTRKHMKTDLFSNDRSAEEGRYNNSTNSTNIVDLTHRKRKVSRKSSNSLDDNPIELSEKQQKLQDSTDTDTNSHAINTNNDEDEVEIEVGTEEKIPSSKPVKLFKPYLLDDYVDSESSTVVSGASTDTTKYCESVEASPWTRYTASLSPPPTTYDVTNNQCQGSTFQFSTTENLAIPSENTIFPAESKTEVMKSAFTSIPTISPTSFRSPKGSPSSSGYESSSSTYSDSSFCSRGESHAYNRTFSLTLQMQSSPHDQLNLQRAKHVERWLEHESRPSSESISPIAILA; via the coding sequence atggtttttgtacaaaaccaaAAGATGGAAAATAATGAAAGTGTTGACAGTCGGAATTCCCCGACTAATTGCAAAGCAGtgatgaaaaatgaaaatagaGATGATCGAATTGCTACCATGCTAGAGCTAAGTTGCAAAAAACCTCTACATGAGGGAACTTCTTCTTCATCAACAAGTGGAAACGGAAGTAATAGCCATAAAATGGGCTCGAGACGCATATTCACACCACAATTCAAACTACAAGTTCTCGAGTCATACCGCAATGACAATGATTGCAAAGGCAATCAACGGGCAACGGCACGAAAGTATAACATCCACCGTAGGCAAATACAAAAATGGTTACAATGCGAGACGAGTCTAAGATCATCGGTGGCCAATATTAATCAGAATACTGTGAAGCACCAATTTCACAATATCAACATGcatcagcagcaacaacaacaaacccaAAAGTCTTCCATTAATGTACAATTTGGAGCTAGTGGCCACCAGCATGGCCACTTAGCTGCAGGCCATGATGCACCTCATAATTCAATAATTGTGCCACCTATGTCATCGGGGGCGACAAATACAACCACCACACAAACACAAGATGTACTTTCGGCCGCCAATTTAGCTGCAGTTGTAGCTATGACAATTACAAATAAACCATCGTCTAATGGTTCGGTAGCAGCAGAGACAGCAGAATCGGTCCCCTCGGCTTTGCGCCCCTCATCAATTATTGGCGCATGCAACAATGCATCCACAGCAATGTCACCCCTACtacaccaccatcatcatcaccactACGGAATCCCAGCATATATTCACCATACACCTGCAACAGTTCAACTGCCTTTGCCGATATTAGCGCACCATATTCCTCATCAACAGCACCACACACCATATCAATACCACAATCTGGCATATACACAAGCACTAACACATCAGTCATCAGACAAGCAACAGTCATCGTTTATGCCGTCAATGAGTCTACCCGAAGTTAGTGCCTTATCAGCAGCTGCCACCCGCACCGCCGTCTCCGCCACCGCCACCACCAATGGTTTTCCCGTAGTATGTGGATCCCAACATATTGAGTCCGTAGAGTCTAAGAAAAATTCTGAGAATGTATTAGAACCAAAACGTGTAGTTGCAGCCAGTGAGCACAAAATCACATACCCAAGCCATGAAATCACTGTTGTTAATCACTACCACCCAGCAGCAGCGGCAGCGGCATTATATCAATTCAAAGAAGATGTTTATGCCCCCCTGGTATATCCCTTGGGTCCAATGGATTTGTCACTAAGAACCCGAAAGCATATGAAGACCGATTTGTTTTCCAATGATAGAAGTGCCGAGGAGGGGCGTTACAATAATTCGAcaaatagtacaaacattgttgaTTTAACCCACCGAAAGCGGAAGGTATCAAGAAAATCTTCCAATAGCTTAGATGACAATCCAATTGAGCTTTCGGAAAAGCAACAAAAACTACAAGACTCTACAGATACAGACACAAACAGCCATGCCATTAATACAAATAATGATGAGGATGAAGTCGAAATTGAAGTGGGTACCGAGGAGAAAATACCATCTTCGAAACCAGTAAAACTATTCAAACCCTATCTGCTCGATGATTATGTCGATTCGGAGAGCAGTACAGTGGTTAGTGGCGCTAGCACGGATACAACGAAGTATTGTGAATCAGTTGAGGCAAGTCCATGGACCAGGTATACAGCTAGCCTTTCGCCTCCGCCTACCACATATGACGTTACAAACAACCAATGCCAGGGATCTACATTTCAATTCTCAACGACAGAAAATTTAGCCATCCCATCGGAAAACACAATTTTTCCTGCCGAAAGTAAGACAGAAGTGATGAAAAGTGCCTTTACCTCCATTCCCACCATATCTCCCACTTCGTTCCGAAGTCCCAAGGGATCTCCGTCTTCGTCAGGCTACGAAAGTTCGTCTTCCACATACAGTGACTCGTCATTTTGTTCACGAGGGGAATCTCACGCTTACAACCGAACCTTTAGCTTAACCCTGCAAATGCAGTCAAGCCCTCATGATCAGCTTAATTTACAACGAGCAAAGCATGTGGAACGATGGTTGGAGCATGAATCGCGCCCTTCTTCAGAGTCGATCTCACCGATAGCTATATTAGCCTGA